In the genome of Arachis stenosperma cultivar V10309 chromosome 6, arast.V10309.gnm1.PFL2, whole genome shotgun sequence, the window CCTTTAATGATGACTCCAGTTATTTTATACCTTTTTCTTGTCTATGCCTGATCAGAACACACAGTAATTATTCCCATCATTGTTTATAATGGCTTAGGAGTTAGGAGTGAGGGATAATTTAATTAATCAGGAACTGCTTTTTAAGTCTTAACTCTTAACCCTCCcaagtttgaaaaatatatggGGATCCTCTCTGTCATATACGTATCAAAGTTTCTAAGTATTAACCTAATATTCAAATAATTGGATAATGAAGTAATGGGTAAGGAAAAGGACTCATAACAAAATGTATATTTTTCTGTCAATGTCAGAGTTATTTAGAGTATTATATTAGTTTGCTGAATTCTCTCTCAACCCATAGATGAATAGTGAGAGGAAAGGGAAGATAATAATAGAGTTCATGCAAAGAGGGAATCTTTGTGAGAAATAATTAACCGGTCCCCATCTTAAGATAATAGGCagcatcatcattatcatcaacttatagcagaagaaaaagattaaaaaaggaaaaaagaaagggaaaaaaagACACTGTTTTCAGTTTTCATCAATCACACATCATCATCTGCTTCAGCCGAAAACAATGGGGGCAAAAACCAGAAGCAATCAAATTGGTCATTACTTCACTTGGATTGAACTCTACATCCTCTCTTATCTCTTTATTTGCAGGGAGAGGCAAAAAGGATTAAAAAAAGACTTCAAAAAAGGGTAAAAGATCATACACTGATTACATGATGAAACATATATATACTACAGGTCATGAAACCCATGATGAAGAAATGGGaaaaattttgacttgacttttTCTGCTGTTGCTGCTGGTTGGTTATCTTATTCTTATCCTCCTCAAAATGCAGGACTTTGCGGCAAAGGTGCATGTAAAGGATGTTGAAGTCAAGAATAATAACGTCTGTTACTATCAAAATCCTCCTACTAAATATTTTCTACACCATCTAACACCATCTCTTTGTGGCGGCATTCAGGGCTGCAAAAAGCTTTCTCTCCTCTGCAAAAAGTAACAAAGATAATCTAAGATCAATAAAACTAATCAATATATAGAAGAAAATATAGAAGATCACATACacaattatttttcattttgggATAGTgataaacatatatatagaacattattaagaactgaaaataaaGTGGAATTTTTTATACCTATAGATAAAAATGTCTTGTGTATGATCAAGGTGTTTGTTGCAAGTGTAACAGAAGCTGAGGAAATTCCCGGAAGGAGGTGGAGGTTTTCTGGGTAGGGAAAAAAAGCCTTCTACAATGCAATTGTTGAATATGTGGGTTGTTCTTGGGTTAGGTCCATGGGATATGACACGTGTGTACTCCTCAGAAAGCTCCATCTCACTCAGAGACAGAACACCATCCTTAAAAACAACCTTGGTAGGAGGAGAATCATTTGCATAGATTCCTGAATTTTGAGAATCCTTGCTGGTTCTGCCTCCAACCAGAACATCATCAGCATCACATGTTTGTGGGGAAAATGTGGAGGGTGGTGGAAGGGGAGGGATCTTCACTCTAAGACGTGTCCCAAAGAGGACATTCCCTTTGTTTTGTTCAGCAGAATTTTTTACAAGAGCAAGGCCAATGCCTCTGGAATCATCAGCAGAGGCTGTGTTTTCCGATGAGGCAT includes:
- the LOC130932667 gene encoding FCS-Like Zinc finger 8-like, with product MLLRNRSRAVTKPSLMADHSSSSQQSSQNQSFSKRTIPSLFGSPKFIRDFTSKCLSLSPPPPTESLRSPTSILDARAVSPFAFGNPFSHENNTKKKCTQTVHQNASSENTASADDSRGIGLALVKNSAEQNKGNVLFGTRLRVKIPPLPPPSTFSPQTCDADDVLVGGRTSKDSQNSGIYANDSPPTKVVFKDGVLSLSEMELSEEYTRVISHGPNPRTTHIFNNCIVEGFFSLPRKPPPPSGNFLSFCYTCNKHLDHTQDIFIYRGEKAFCSPECRHKEMVLDGVENI